In Chrysemys picta bellii isolate R12L10 chromosome 4, ASM1138683v2, whole genome shotgun sequence, the sequence ACATCATGTGCTCAGCTGCCAACAGTACACCAACACTCAATTGTATTTGTCATTCTCAATAGATGCAACTATTGCTACTACTGAAATGTCTGAATGcctacaaaaaaaccaaacccgcTTGTAGGGGTGAACTCCCTTAGGAGCTTTGGAGAAATCCCATGTTAGGTCTAAAATTTGCACTTCCTTTCTTCACTCTAAACAACCTTCTAGTCCAACCAAGTCTTGGAAGAACAAGTGTGATTTTTATAATGCTGTGTGCGCAATGTGTAAGGGAAGTTGACCTCTCATCAAATCCCATTTGCACTTACTTTTTTCACAAGTTGGTATTGCAGGAGACCATGAATTATTCGCTTGGCATTTAATCTCATTCCTGCCAACCAAGAAGTAGCCAGCATTACATCCAAACGTAATGGCGTCTTGATATGTATAGGAAGGACCAAATCCACTTAGTTTTCTCCCATTTTCCACTTCTACATTACTGCACTTGACCACTGAAAATGGATAAGAAAAAATTAAGCCCTGAATCATGTGAACAGCAtctctttacattttttaaataaatggtggcTGCAATTCTgcatccccttctcctcccctgacctaattttaacatttatttctaCAACGGCTGCCTAGGAGCTagacaaggggaaaaaatcatgttTTACACATATATCAAATGAGCCTTCAACTAAGTAACTAAACAGATAACACTATACTTAATTGCACTCATATTTCACAAGTCCAAGAAATAGCAAGGTTAAGGAAGAAATTCCTGTAGGTTTACCGCAACCATGCTATTTGTGACACTCTAAGTAGACCAATGACAATTTCACTTCAGACAAAAAACCCTAAATTTTACTGAGGGTGTCCATATGTCCATGTGATAAAATGTTAACATTGCTACTCATACTTAGTGGGTTTATGTCTTATGACCCATTTCTTTGTGTCTGCACTCTTCATTTAGTGGATCTGTTGCCCTTGACCAATCAACATTACTCTCCTTCTCATTCCTCAGCTCCCAATTACCAAGATCCAACTCTACTGTATTCTTGCTTTTTGTTGTCCTGCTGGTATTGAAATTTATATTCTCTCATTTCCCCTCGCCCATCCTACGATTACACTTTCCAACAAGTGTCTCAATCTGCTTTACAAACACTGATCCCTGGTCCTGGtccaaattctcagctggggtAATTATGGAGAAtcattgatttcaagggagcTACATGagtttataccaactgaggatctggtcccttcTGTCTTTACTACTAGTTCATTATCCCTTGCAGAGGATGAGATTCTCTCAATTTGACAGCAACACAAAGCTACCTCATCCAACGCTACTACAAAGAGAAGGGAGAATTCCAAGCTTTGTCACTAATACAAACATGGTCCAAATCAGTTTGGGATTGGCTGGTTGGGCTCATTAGGATTCTATTCTATATAAGTTAGAATACCATGCTCATCATAATAACAGACTGCCTTCCattagtgcattaagcaacatgtcTACATGTGTCAAGTGTTGATGTCATACCATTGTTTAAACTCAAGTGAAATACAAAGATAACATCTGTGTGAGAATGGGAGTAGCCTAAAGCTGACTCACCAGTCTGGGGCCTTGGAAAGTGCCCCCACATGGGGCAAACTGGGGAGATAATTGGTTAAGGAGTGGGTGATTAATCAGTTAATAGGGTGGCTCAGCTCATACATCCCAGACGCTGGGGAACTATTATTCACGCAGCTTGATGTCCTGTCCTTTGACAATGGTAGTTATTCCCTACACTGCCCATCTCTCCCCTCCTGCTGTAAAGACAGACAGTGGTGCAAAGAGCTAATGTTCTAAAAGATAAGCAGGATATGAAAAATAGAACATGCAATCATGCAATTTGCCTGATTTTCTGGTAAGCATATTAGAAGGGCCTCCTAAGGAGGGATTTGTATAAGGAGGTCTTGCCAGAACAGCTCAAGAAGGCTGGTCCATAGGTAGGATATACAGATGCTAGAGAGGAAGTCCGACAAAGCATCAAGGCTAACATCACTGATGAAGTGCATGGAGTGAGGAAATGAGAGAAGGACAGATAAGCAAGGGACAACTCTGTacagccttgaaagtgaagatgaACTTCAACTCCATGTGGTGGACAAGGGGTGAAGATTTCTTGTCCTAATGATCTCATCCTCCACGTTGTCtatgggcacgtcttcactacccgccggatagcaatcgatctattggggatcgacttatcgcgtctagcgaagacgcgataaaatcgatccccgatggctctgccgtcaactccggaaatccaccgcagcaggaggcggaagcggagtcaacggtggcgcggcagcggtcgactcgccgccgtcctcacagccaggtaagtcgacctaaaatacgcaacttcagctacgttattcacgtagctgaagttgcgtatctaaGGTCGAACCCCCCcctccgtagtgtagacctagcctgagtggaTGCTACACAAATATATGTTCTTGCCCTATGTGGGATTCTCCAAGGCAGTCTCTGGGCCCACACATGCAGCCAGACATACATTAGATCCTACCTTGAGCCTAGCAGTGGCTATTGGAGACACCACCAACATACTACTCTCCTGGTCtgaccaccacctcctcctcatcCAGGCAAAGATCAGAGCCTTCCTGCTTCCCACCAGGGTAGTGAACAACCACAGCTAGTATGCTCCTAAAGACTCCTGAACTCTCTAAGTTTTAAATTTGCACAAGTCACACATGTGCAAGGCCAAACTGCCAATGAGTTAGCACATCTAACGTCCACTGTCACGGATGCCTTGGCCCCAAGCTGCTCAATTCCTCCACCACTCTAAGAAGATCACCATGGTTCACAGATGAACTATGGCAAATAAAGCACACAAATGAATAAAATTTTGAACCCACTTGCCAGCAGCATTGGCTCTTCCATGACTGCCACTGCAGTGAAGGCAGCAAAGAGAGCATTCTACTCTGCCATCAGCGAGTCTCAATCACAGCAGAACTATTTCTCATAGCCCTCAAGTTAATCAGCCCAGACATCAGACCCAAGAATTGACCATTACCAAGAGCACTCAGCTTACTTCATTGATAGTTACATATATGATCAGTCAAACTTAACTGGGAAAGAAATCCACCCCTGACCAGATCATATTATCTGCTCCACAACCCAACAGCAAGACTCCATCACGTATGCCATAGCTCAAGAAACCCTGGAAAATATTTAAACCACAAGCTGTGAAATGAGTCCATGGCCTTCCTAGCTAGTAAAGGCCAGTAGGGAACTATGGCTACTACTTATGCTTCTCTCCGAGAAGTACTATTTCCATAACTACCAAGCCCCTTGCAAGAAACAGTAGCTTCCCAATCCTCAAGAAGCCATAACTGGACCCTGAAAACCTCTTCAACATCCCATTCCTGGGCAAAATAACTTAAATAGTAACCACAGCATACATTGACAGATAAAATCAAAACCTTAAACTCCCCCCTCAATGCAGAAACCCTAACGGCTGACAATTAAAAGCTATTTATCTTAAACTGGAGTTTAATGGTAATGTTTCCTAGGGCCTAGAATCTGCAGAAGCAACATCTGTGTTAATGCACATGCCTGTGAAGCAACGGTGGAAAGGACCATGACAACTTTGACCATTACTTACTTTGACAAGTTTGTATAGGAAGATCCCATGTATTCTTTTCGCAGCGAAGAGTCATCGATTTTGCACCATTCAGCAAGAAATAATTTGCATCGCAGGTCAAGGTAACAGATTCTCCATGGAAATATTGAGATTTTGATGGAAGCACTGTTCCATGTGGGAACTCTAGGGCACTGCAAATTCCTGTAGTAAAAATACATACATTTTCACAAATCAAAGCAGAAGCAATGTGTTCTGGAAGTTCCAACAGCATGTGACCAGAATGCCTCACAATTAGGGCTTGGACCAGGACATAGCACAGAGACGGTTCTAAGGGCAGAAGATGACAAACGTCTTGTGATCATGGACATAGGCAAGCTTTGCTCATATTACGTGACCTCTATGCTGCCTCTGAAACAGTGGACCATAAGCAAACTGCTAATCCATCTACAGGACATAGCAGGAGCAGATGACTCCGTCGTCAAGTGATTGAAACTCAATTGCTGATGGCTAATTGCTCCTCCTAATGGAGGGCCCTCATCTGTGAGATTTTACAGGGATCCATGCTATCCCCTTTCCTCTTCAATATCTACAGGAAACCACTCCAAAGAATTAAACACTTTGTGCTCAGCTGCCAACAGTACACCAACACTCAATTGTATTTGTCATTCTCAATAGATGCAACTATTGCTACTACTGAAATGTCTGAATGCctacaaaaaacccaaacccgcTTGTAGGGGTGAACTCCCTTAGGAGCTTTGGAGAAATCCCATGTTAGGTCTAAAATTTGCACTTCCTTTCTTCACTCTAAACAACCTTCTAGTCCAACCAAGTCTTGGAAGAACAAGTGTGATTTTTATAATGCTGCGTGCGCAATGTGTAAGGAAAGTTGACCTCTCATCAAATCCCATTTGCACTTACCTCTTTCACACCATGGTTTTGCAGGAGACCATGAATTATTCGCTTGGCATATAATCACTTTACTGCCAACCAAGAAGTAGCCAGCATCACATCCAAATGTAATGGCGTCTTGATATGTATAGGAAGGACCAAATCCACTTTGTTTTCTCCCATTTTCAACTTCTACGTTACTGCACTTGACCACTGAAAATGGATAAGAATGTGAAAAACTCATCTTCTAAAGATGAAATTAAGCCCTGAAACATATGAATAGCAtctctttacatttttttaaataaatggtggcTATAATTCTGCATCCCCTTCTCCCCCGACctaattttaatgtttatttctACAACGGCTGCCTAGGAGCTAGACAgggaaaaaatcatgtttttacaTATATCAGAATGAGCTTTCAACTAAGTAACCAAACAGATGCATACAGATATTAAATCACAACCCTATACTTAATTGCACTCATATTTCACAAGTCCAAGAAATAGCATGGTTGCGGTAAACCTACAGGAATTTCTTCCTTAACCTTGCTATTTGTGACAGTCTAAGTAGACCAATGACAATTTCACTTCAGACAAAAAACCCTAAATTTTACTGAGGGCGTCCATATGCCCAAGTGACAAAATGTTAACATTGCTACTCATACTTAGTGGGTTTATGTCTTATGATCCTTTTCTTTGTGTCTGCACTCTTCATTTAGTGGATCTGTTGCCCTTGACCAATCAACACTACTCTCCTTCTCATTCCTCAGCTCCCAATTACCAAGATCCAACTCTACTGTATTCTTGCTTTTTGTTGTCCTGCTGGTATTGAAATTTATATTCTCTCATTTCCTCTCGCCCATCCTACGATTACACTTTCCATCAAGTGTCTCAATCTGCTTTACAAACACTGATCCCTGGTCCTGGtccaaattctcagctggggtAATTATGCAGAAtcattgatttcaagggagcTACATGAGTTTATACCATCTGAGGAGCTGGTCCCTTCTGTCTTTACTACTAGTTCATTATCCCTTGCAGAGGATGAGATTCTCTCAATTTGACAGCAACACAAAGCTACCTCATGCAACGCTACTACAAAGAGAAGGGAGAATTCCAAGCTTTGTCACTAATACAAACATGGTCCAAATCAGTTTGGGATTGACTGGCTGGGCTCATTAGGATTCTATTCTACATAGGTTAGAATACCATGCTCATCTTAATAGCAATGCGCCTGCATATCTGTCAAGTGTTGATGTCATACTATTGTTTAAACTCAAGTGAAATACGAACATAACATCTGTGTGAGAATGGGAGTAGCCTAAAGCTGACTCACCAGTCTGGGGACTTGGAAAGTGCCCCCACATGGGGCAAACTGGGGAGATAACTGGTTACGGACTGGGTGATTAATCAGTTAACAGGGTGGTTCAGCTCACCAGCTGAGGATAGGAAGAGAGGTAGTCTGGAAGGAAGGGATAGTCAAGCCCAGGATCACAGGGAGATAacatccctcagcctgtccctagtgagaaggtaagagccttgtaATGTTACTGCACAGTATAAATACAAGCACATGATGTTGAGCTTGCCAAAGGAATGCTTGAGGACTGTTAGCAGCGAGGAATCCAGGGTGAGATGAAAACTGAGTTGAGAGCTTTACCACTCCTTTTAAAGTTCTGAAAGGATGCACTACAAGTTTTTAGCAGCAAAAACTATTTGTCCTCCTATCTCAAGCagttcagcatttttttttccttcagattaAAAACTCAGTGTAAGAGACAGGATTATCTagcattggggatttttaaagaaaactacaTATCTACTGGTGCCACATATCTGAAAACATTACTAAACAGCAGGAAACTAGAGAGCGATACCCCTCTGAACAACTAAGAAATGTGATATGTGAAGGTTCGGGATTTGATCCAATACCACAGAAGCAAAGGAATTCAAAGTTAaggacaaaacacaaacaaaacatcTGGGGGGCCCTATTTAATCCAGATGAGATCTTTAATCTTAAATCTGAGTATTCTTGTGTTAGGATTTTACAGAAGCTACAAAAAAATAGTGACCTTTACACTCAGGGGGCTCTCCACTCCAAATTCCATTTTGGTCTTCGTCAGCTGTACAATGAATAGCTGCCGCTCCAATAAGTgagagtctctctgtgcctcctgtATTACAGCTGTAAGTTACTGTTGATCCATAGGTGTAGTGATTATTAGGGTCCCCGGTGTACCTCCCATTCTCGATTTCTGGAGGTGGACGACATGGAATGTCTAGAAAATATTAAAAGTAAAGAAAGAAGCATTTAACAGAAGGGAGAAAAACTGACATTGCAACAAGCAGCACAACTACAACAAGGTACAATGTCTACAGGCAATAGGGCAACAGTCATTCAGGCTAGTGCAAAGAATTACAGAAGCCTACTAATTTTTACAGCAATATTATTCAAGGCAAGGGGATTTCCAAAAGATCTGATGCATGTAAGCTTGCAATCTGACCCATTTTATGGGTCTAATACACTTTTTGAAGTGATTTCACTCAATCAGCTCAACTATTTGATAATGGGGGTTTGTGGTATAATAAGTGCAAAACTACCACCAAAAAGGTCAGAAAAGGAGAAAATGGAGATGTAAATGCAATTTTATGTTAGCAGAATAATGAGGAAAGGAGATGCTAAAGTGGTAGATGAACagaaaatgggggggaaaaaagagatctCTGAAAACCTGAATAAAGTAGATGCATTTGCACTGGAAATCACTGACTTGTTTTCCTCGGTGCCTTCTGAAGGAAAGTTATTAATATTATGTTAACGTCTTCCTGATATTTAATTGGAAAACCTGAGTGTATTTTGATAACAAGCTTTTCTATTACACAGGAAACTAGAGGTCCGAagtaaaaatgtaaatgttatgGACATTAAAAGGAAACGTTAGTGTAATACAACTTTTGCTAGAAATGCAGTTAGACTCTATGCTTGATTAACCTCTGTATAGAGTGAAGGTATATTGGAATCCTTTTCCTTTTAAGGATTCAAAAATAACTATTAAAAGAACAAGCCGCTAATGTATGCGAAAATCTAGAACTTAGTCTAGAATGAAATAATCTGAATAGCTTGCCATTAAAATGTAACCGAAAAGAACTTCCATAATAGCAGCAAACAGATATTTTCCATTAAATGCCATATACACTTATGACACTGGATGAATAAAATGTCGTAAGAGTCTGAAAAAAGCAAGCATGGCTTTAGCTCCCACATACAATAAATCTGAACAAGAACACAGCAAAACAAAAGTTTAATTCATCACATTTTCTACAACTAAGTCATGGGGAAAAAAGCCTACTGTGATACCCAATAATCCTGTGTTACTTCCTTTGTATCAGGATTATACATGAAAACATATCCTGTTCACCTAAAATCAGTCAGAAACAAATCagttttaaaaccattttcttCAATGTAATTTAGACAAAATGAATTTGACACGTGGCCATAAATTCCATGTAGACTATTAGTCACAAGTTGACAGTTGTGTTACCAGTTATTCTACAGGTAAAGTTTACCCCTGATTTTCAATAAGTGAGTGAACTCGATCCATATGAGCTAGCTATCCGTAATCTTTGGGCATTTTCAACATAGTATTCCTCAGACTGGTACCCCCATTAGCTTTTAAAATGGTGAAATAAACACAAGACTGAACATTTTAACAATACTTATTTTCTTTACTGGTGAATTCATCTTAAAGACAATTTACCAAAACTAGTTGCATGAACTGGCATAACCAGAACAGAATGTATAAAATCCACTTACcttcacaaaatggaatttcaTGATTCCATATAACCCTTGTTCCATCAATCACACACTGACTAGTCTTCGATCCAATTAATCTGAACCTAaacaagaacatttttaaaaaatgcaaaatttcTTAAAATTACTGAACTTCTAAACCATCAGCTCAGATATTTGGAGTATACTTCTGTTCTACCAGCAGATGGCAATGACACACTGAATTTCAGGTGATGTCATTCTCATTATAAAGACAAGAGTTACTTATTTTGCTAAGTATTCTGATCAAAGCCACAAAATAGCAAGTGAGAAAAGTGACTCCAGCTAACAGAAGGATCAACATCTGAGATTTACATATTATAGATACCCCAATCACCACTGCTGATTCTTTGAAAATTACCAAAGCAATGCCAAAGATACTGTAGGGGGAGGAAAATAATGGCTACCAAATTCAGAACAAACACTCAGTTTACGAGCTCAGTGCATTCTGATTGTATTTGTTTGATGCATGACCCTATATCCAAAACATCTAGAAAGAGACAGATAAAGTTAATACAAGTTACAAAATTCTGCCCTATGTACATAATTATACAATTATAGATGTTTAACAAAATATAAACACCAAAAATAATCTTTGAGAAATGTTTATAAAGGGGAGGCCTATTTAAAAAGGCTTTTGGGGAccctatttaaaaaaagtcattccaagatttgaaagcaaatcttttcaaatttgaatacaagatactttaaaaaaaagtaggtTCACACAATGGAAACACTAACCCAACCTTCTTTACATTGAAAATGCAGAACAGCTAAAAAGTTTCTGCTATTTATTTCAGAAACTTCTTACTCCAGAATATCCTGCTGAAGGTTTGTCATAATTTGACATCTAGACAGTACAATTGTctacagaggaaggagaaaagtactgggaaaaaaaaaaaatctcactttgaCATCCTTACCCTTCGTCACAAGAAAATGTAATGCTTGAACCAAAGAGGAGATCTGTGATATGAACCTTGCCATTAACTAGGTCTCCTGGATGTCCACATGATTTCCCTAAAGAGAGAATAAAATGGGAATTAGATCTTTCTTTCTATGTTCTGTTAGAAAAGATAACTAAAGGCAAACAATAAGTGACCCACATTTTCCTATGTAACTAATTTAAAGCTAAGTgttacattaatttaaaaagcCTATGAAGACAAGAAAAATGCCCTCAAATGTGATGAATTTACATATTGTGGAGTTTGAGTGGAATGGAGAAGATCAGTGCCCTTTTAGTGAAATAATATCCCTATTGGTTATAAGCTATCACATTGCCAAGCTACAGATTGAGTCCTGCTAATACACCAGATGACTTTCAAATTACTAGGAACCCAAATCAAGTGAATTACACAGAAGATAATACAACCAGATGCCAAAAATTGTGGCTGACTTAAAGAGCTCTATCCTGCAAGATGCACTTATACTTTCCAGAAGGATGTGAGAGCTAAAGAATTATACCCAACATTTCCTTTCTCAAGGAAAGCACAGCCCTCACATAGCACTCCCAGCccacagagaaagaaaaacaatttaacTGATATCACCATCACAGCTATGCCAATCAGGATCACTAAGTTATGGGCTTGGCACGCTTTTATCAATAACTACATGCAATGTCTGCGTTAATCACCATGTgcaatcctggccctattgaatgGAAgtgttgccactgacttcaagtaAACCAGAATTTCATCTTCTCTGTTAGTTTTACATTTGAGTCTTTAGGGAAGACTTATGCTCCtcctaaaaacaaacaattctGTTTGAAAAACCTTGTCCCTTTCAAGCTCCGAATCATCAAATGTTACAAAATCTTCATTCCAATCCAGAAGAGCCTTTAATCTGCTAGTGTTTTCTGACCCCCgagtgtggatggggtggcagAGAGAAGAAAAACCTTACTTTGACAAAACTCTTTGGGTTCTGGCCACACAGAGTCTCTTTCACAAGTAAGAGTGGGCGGCACTCCAGGGACTCTTTGGTATCCTGAGCGGCAGCTGTATCTCACTGTGGTCCCAACTGCAAAGTCTGTCTGGGTCTTAAACTCGTCCTGCAGCTCAGCAAAGATTA encodes:
- the LOC101936145 gene encoding complement component receptor 1-like protein isoform X5, whose amino-acid sequence is MELLRPSWAPRVSALLVLALLPRGALGNCGAPPRLIFAELQDEFKTQTDFAVGTTVRYSCRSGYQRVPGVPPTLTCERDSVWPEPKEFCQRKSCGHPGDLVNGKVHITDLLFGSSITFSCDEGFRLIGSKTSQCVIDGTRVIWNHEIPFCEDIPCRPPPEIENGRYTGDPNNHYTYGSTVTYSCNTGGTERLSLIGAAAIHCTADEDQNGIWSGEPPECKVVKCSNVEVENGRKQSGFGPSYTYQDAITFGCDAGYFLVGSKVIICQANNSWSPAKPWCERGICSALEFPHGTVLPSKSQYFHGESVTLTCDANYFLLNGAKSMTLRCEKNTWDLPIQTCQMVKCSNVEVENGRKLSGFGPSYTYQDAITFGCNAGYFLVGRNEIKCQANNSWSPAIPTCEKISGVCPELVIPHATVKSGAKPPYYVGDHVTIECFTSYTLHGEPNIQCTDEFQWKPAIPECSLSVITIVIIIVVIVIAAVILMVTCIYKKYFSQKGSYQTDENCKEACILNTKVPDESEASALKN
- the LOC101936145 gene encoding C4b-binding protein alpha chain-like isoform X2; the encoded protein is MELLRPSWAPRVSALLVLALLPRGALGNCGAPPRLIFAELQDEFKTQTDFAVGTTVRYSCRSGYQRVPGVPPTLTCERDSVWPEPKEFCQRKSCGHPGDLVNGKVHITDLLFGSSITFSCDEGFRLIGSKTSQCVIDGTRVIWNHEIPFCEDIPCRPPPEIENGRYTGDPNNHYTYGSTVTYSCNTGGTERLSLIGAAAIHCTADEDQNGIWSGEPPECKVVKCSNVEVENGRKQSGFGPSYTYQDAITFGCDAGYFLVGSKVIICQANNSWSPAKPWCERGICSALEFPHGTVLPSKSQYFHGESVTLTCDANYFLLNGAKSMTLRCEKNTWDLPIQTCQMVKCSNVEVENGRKLSGFGPSYTYQDAITFGCNAGYFLVGRNEIKCQANNSWSPAIPTCEKITPTVCGTPQFSNGQILPSKPRYDTGDGITLTCEANYVLFDGAKSVTVHCKGNNVWDPPVQTCQISGVCPELVIPHATVKSGAKPPYYVGDHVTIECFTSYTLHGEPNIQCTDEFQWKPAIPECSLSVITIVIIIVVIVIAAVILMVTCIYKKYFSQKGKDVSTSLTAQYTSCKT
- the LOC101936145 gene encoding C4b-binding protein alpha chain-like isoform X1 is translated as MELLRPSWAPRVSALLVLALLPRGALGNCGAPPRLIFAELQDEFKTQTDFAVGTTVRYSCRSGYQRVPGVPPTLTCERDSVWPEPKEFCQRKSCGHPGDLVNGKVHITDLLFGSSITFSCDEGFRLIGSKTSQCVIDGTRVIWNHEIPFCEDIPCRPPPEIENGRYTGDPNNHYTYGSTVTYSCNTGGTERLSLIGAAAIHCTADEDQNGIWSGEPPECKVVKCSNVEVENGRKQSGFGPSYTYQDAITFGCDAGYFLVGSKVIICQANNSWSPAKPWCERGICSALEFPHGTVLPSKSQYFHGESVTLTCDANYFLLNGAKSMTLRCEKNTWDLPIQTCQMVKCSNVEVENGRKLSGFGPSYTYQDAITFGCNAGYFLVGRNEIKCQANNSWSPAIPTCEKITPTVCGTPQFSNGQILPSKPRYDTGDGITLTCEANYVLFDGAKSVTVHCKGNNVWDPPVQTCQISGVCPELVIPHATVKSGAKPPYYVGDHVTIECFTSYTLHGEPNIQCTDEFQWKPAIPECSLSVITIVIIIVVIVIAAVILMVTCIYKKYFSQKGSYQTDENCKEACILNTKVPDESEASALKN
- the LOC101936145 gene encoding C4b-binding protein alpha chain-like isoform X4 translates to MELLRPSWAPRVSALLVLALLPRGALGNCGAPPRLIFAELQDEFKTQTDFAVGTTVRYSCRSGYQRVPGVPPTLTCERDSVWPEPKEFCQRKSCGHPGDLVNGKVHITDLLFGSSITFSCDEGFRLIGSKTSQCVIDGTRVIWNHEIPFCEDIPCRPPPEIENGRYTGDPNNHYTYGSTVTYSCNTGGTERLSLIGAAAIHCTADEDQNGIWSGEPPECKVVKCSNVEVENGRKQSGFGPSYTYQDAITFGCDAGYFLVGSKVIICQANNSWSPAKPWCERGICSALEFPHGTVLPSKSQYFHGESVTLTCDANYFLLNGAKSMTLRCEKNTWDLPIQTCQMVKCSNVEVENGRKLSGFGPSYTYQDAITFGCNAGYFLVGRNEIKCQANNSWSPAIPTCEKITPTVCGTPQFSNGQILPSKPRYDTGDGITLTCEANYVLFDGAKSVTVHCKGNNVWDPPVQTCQITPSVCSAPAFPNRNILPSEPQYVTGDGITLTCKTNYVLLDGEKSMTVHCKGNNVWDPPVQTCLFKLR
- the LOC101936145 gene encoding complement component receptor 1-like protein isoform X6; its protein translation is MELLRPSWAPRVSALLVLALLPRGALGNCGAPPRLIFAELQDEFKTQTDFAVGTTVRYSCRSGYQRVPGVPPTLTCERDSVWPEPKEFCQRKSCGHPGDLVNGKVHITDLLFGSSITFSCDEGFRLIGSKTSQCVIDGTRVIWNHEIPFCEDIPCRPPPEIENGRYTGDPNNHYTYGSTVTYSCNTGGTERLSLIGAAAIHCTADEDQNGIWSGEPPECKVVKCSNVEVENGRKLSGFGPSYTYQDAITFGCNAGYFLVGRNEIKCQANNSWSPAIPTCEKITPTVCGTPQFSNGQILPSKPRYDTGDGITLTCEANYVLFDGAKSVTVHCKGNNVWDPPVQTCQISGVCPELVIPHATVKSGAKPPYYVGDHVTIECFTSYTLHGEPNIQCTDEFQWKPAIPECSLSVITIVIIIVVIVIAAVILMVTCIYKKYFSQKGSYQTDENCKEACILNTKVPDESEASALKN